One Clupea harengus chromosome 12, Ch_v2.0.2, whole genome shotgun sequence DNA segment encodes these proteins:
- the LOC116222801 gene encoding alpha-(1,3)-fucosyltransferase 7-like, whose translation MVELCAHRWTITAVVLACLTLIGSLLIHGLQWPSLVAFRAQMPDPKPVDITNITTIVLWYWPFGQTAALKGNVCSERFGIPNCILVDDQSLFSRADFVIFHNRELINGQQRLPVHLSRPQKQRWVWYSLESPVHNGNLRPFAGHFNCTMSYRHDADIHGPYGRLVPQDFGTGLTVEDFIPKDKSSLACWVVSNYAPHHKRTEVYNKLKTIIPVDVYGGAVNRRLDDKTLRSTISRCYFYLSFENSISRDYITEKFWYNALVGGAVPVVLGPRREQYEAVAPKDSFIHVDDFRSLEELGEFLRKLAKDKQRYASYFNWRLKYTVEYFKDWREEFCRICPKVSSLQTQKVYNDLDAWERK comes from the coding sequence GTGCGCATCGATGGACAATCACAGCTGTCGTTCTTGCTTGCCTCACTCTGATCGGAAGCCTGCTTATCCATGGATTGCAATGGCCTTCATTAGTGGCCTTCAGAGCCCAAATGCCAGACCCCAAACCAGTAGACATCACTAACATCACTACCATAGTGTTATGGTACTGGCCCTTTGGCCAAACAGCTGCCTTGAAGGGCAATGTGTGCAGTGAGAGGTTCGGCATACCCAACTGTATTTTGGTAGATGATCAGTCCTTGTTCTCTCGGGCAGATTTTGTGATTTTCCACAACCGTGAGCTGATCAATGGCCAACAAAGACTGCCTGTGCACCTCTCCCGACCACAGAAGCAGAGGTGGGTGTGGTATTCACTGGAAAGCCCAGTACATAATGGGAATCTGAGGCCTTTTGCTGGACACTTTAACTGCACCATGTCTTACCGCCATGATGCAGACATTCATGGACCATATGGCAGGTTGGTACCACAGGACTTTGGAACTGGATTGACAGTGGAGGATTTCATACCAAAGGACAAGTCTTCGCTGGCATGTTGGGTTGTGAGCAACTATGCCCCCCACCATAAGAGAACTGAAGTATACAATAAACTGAAAACAATTATACCAGTAGACGTGTATGGCGGAGCAGTAAATAGGCGTCTAGATGATAAGACTCTGAGATCCACAATCTCTCGTTGCTACTTCTACCTGTCTTTTGAGAACTCCATATCCAGAGACTACATCACAGAGAAGTTTTGGTATAATGCCCTCGTGGGTGGAGCTGTGCCTGTAGTTTTAGGTCCACGGCGGGAACAGTATGAGGCAGTGGCACCGAAAGATTCCTTCATCCATGTGGACGACTTCAGATCATTAGAGGAGCTTGGAGAATTCCTTAGGAAACTGGCTAAGGATAAGCAGCGCTATGCCTCATATTTCAACTGGCGACTGAAGTACACAGTAGAATATTTTAAGGATTGGAGAGAGGAATTCTGTAGAATCTGCCCCAAAGTCAGCAGCTTACAAACGCAGAAAGTGTACAACGATTTAGATGCTTGGGAAAGGAAATAA